A DNA window from Amycolatopsis sp. DSM 110486 contains the following coding sequences:
- a CDS encoding enoyl-CoA hydratase/isomerase family protein, whose translation MTRLDREDGLAVLTIDAPPLNLYTASLQRDLLEAVAALEAQPARALLIRAEGRVVSGGVDVALFDAQGSPAEAKVFFDELLTVPDRIAALPFPTVFAAHGLCLTWAFEVAVACDLLLAASRAKFGLVEKVVGLTPTMGGTQRLAARAGVARAKEFVFTGDTYSAETLERWNVVNRVLPDEGFDAAAREFSARLAAGPTQAHAATKRVLAHFEHGGVPEANAHVTSIAAELFDTEDLRGAVKSFLAEGPGKASFTGR comes from the coding sequence GTGACCCGGCTCGACCGCGAAGACGGCCTGGCGGTGCTGACGATCGACGCGCCGCCGCTCAACCTCTACACCGCTTCGTTGCAACGCGACTTGCTCGAAGCCGTCGCCGCCCTGGAAGCCCAGCCGGCGCGGGCGTTGCTCATCCGGGCCGAGGGCCGTGTCGTCAGCGGCGGCGTGGACGTCGCGCTGTTCGACGCACAGGGCTCGCCGGCCGAGGCGAAGGTGTTCTTCGACGAGCTGCTCACGGTGCCCGACCGCATCGCCGCGCTGCCGTTCCCCACGGTGTTCGCCGCCCACGGCCTGTGCCTCACGTGGGCGTTCGAGGTCGCCGTGGCGTGCGACCTGCTGCTGGCCGCTTCGCGGGCCAAGTTCGGGCTCGTGGAGAAGGTGGTGGGCCTGACGCCGACGATGGGCGGCACCCAGCGCCTCGCCGCGCGTGCGGGAGTGGCCCGCGCCAAGGAGTTCGTGTTCACCGGCGACACGTACTCCGCCGAGACGCTCGAACGCTGGAACGTGGTGAACCGCGTGCTGCCCGACGAGGGCTTCGACGCCGCGGCGCGCGAGTTCAGCGCGCGCCTCGCCGCCGGCCCCACGCAGGCGCACGCGGCCACCAAACGCGTACTGGCGCATTTCGAGCACGGCGGTGTGCCGGAGGCCAACGCCCACGTCACGTCGATCGCCGCGGAGCTGTTCGACACCGAGGACCTGCGCGGCGCGGTGAAGTCGTTCCTCGCCGAGGGGCCCGGCAAAGCGAGCTTCACCGGCCGCTGA
- a CDS encoding methionyl-tRNA formyltransferase produces the protein MRVAMFGYQTWGHRTLRALIDAGHEVVLVVTHPKSDHAYEKIWDDSVAELAEANGIRALLRNRPDDPELLAELKAAEPELIVANNWRTWLPPEIFDLPPHGTLNVHDSLLPAYAGFSPLIWALVNGEPEVGVTAHMMNAELDAGDIVVQRAVPVGPKDTTTDLFHRTVDLIEPIVAEALSLIETGTVVPIAQDRSKASFFHKRAPRDSLIDWTWPASDIERLARAQSDPYPNAFAYHRGARLRIVRASVSAGHYGGTPGRIFIKEGDGVVIVAGPEARRGHSPGLLVERVRTEDGTELAAADYFTTMGGYLTDRP, from the coding sequence ATGCGCGTGGCCATGTTCGGCTACCAGACCTGGGGGCACCGCACCTTGCGGGCCCTCATCGACGCTGGTCACGAGGTCGTCCTCGTGGTCACGCACCCCAAGAGCGACCACGCGTACGAGAAGATCTGGGACGATTCGGTGGCCGAGCTCGCCGAGGCCAACGGAATCCGCGCCCTGCTGCGCAACCGCCCCGACGATCCCGAGCTGCTGGCGGAGCTCAAGGCCGCGGAGCCGGAGCTGATCGTCGCGAACAACTGGCGGACCTGGCTGCCGCCGGAGATCTTCGACCTGCCGCCCCACGGCACGCTCAACGTCCACGACTCGCTGCTGCCCGCGTACGCCGGGTTCTCACCGCTGATCTGGGCGCTGGTCAACGGCGAACCCGAGGTCGGCGTGACCGCCCACATGATGAACGCGGAACTCGACGCCGGCGACATCGTGGTGCAGCGCGCGGTGCCGGTCGGCCCGAAGGACACGACCACGGATCTGTTCCACCGCACGGTGGATCTCATCGAGCCGATCGTCGCGGAGGCGCTCTCGCTCATCGAGACGGGCACCGTGGTGCCGATCGCCCAGGACCGGTCGAAGGCGAGCTTCTTCCACAAACGCGCGCCACGCGACAGTCTCATCGACTGGACTTGGCCCGCTTCGGACATCGAACGGCTGGCGCGGGCGCAGTCCGACCCGTACCCCAACGCGTTCGCCTACCACCGCGGTGCACGGCTGCGGATCGTGCGCGCATCGGTGTCGGCCGGGCACTACGGCGGCACGCCGGGCCGCATCTTCATCAAGGAGGGCGACGGCGTGGTGATCGTCGCCGGTCCCGAGGCGCGGCGCGGTCACTCCCCCGGCCTGCTGGTGGAACGCGTGCGCACGGAGGACGGCACGGAGCTGGCTGCGGCCGACTACTTCACGACGATGGGCGGGTACCTCACCGACCGGCCGTGA
- a CDS encoding site-specific integrase, with amino-acid sequence MRKLAAGGVNPNAATMPLGTYGDLNLPLALRGLAAKTTDPYLAGWRKRVKPTLGHIPVRMVTYGAVDRAAMSWIADGCTKSVIKNSLAMLVRVMEQAYRDGLVDRNPARITGWQREFQLAEDELDDPRSLALPDWETLERLAGALVARAADNYVGWGHVVKFKACTAARIGEVSGVRVCDVDRESWIWTVRRQTTPGPGGLINKATKGRRARKVPLIEEIRPLVASRLDAIGADPMARLFTGPRGGCVTTAVLRDATHWDEVVTKLGYEHLRRHDLRHTGLTWLADSGVPVHVLRMIAGHGSLSTTQRYLHPDLASIRDAGDLLSAHLSAPRSTSGRRLRVV; translated from the coding sequence ATGCGCAAGCTCGCGGCCGGCGGGGTTAACCCGAACGCCGCCACGATGCCGCTCGGTACATACGGTGACCTCAACCTTCCCCTTGCCCTCCGGGGATTGGCCGCGAAGACGACCGACCCGTATCTGGCGGGCTGGCGCAAGCGAGTGAAACCGACGCTCGGCCACATTCCCGTTCGGATGGTGACGTACGGCGCGGTTGATCGTGCGGCCATGAGCTGGATTGCGGACGGGTGCACCAAGTCGGTGATCAAGAACAGCCTGGCGATGCTGGTCCGGGTGATGGAGCAGGCATATCGCGACGGGCTCGTGGACCGGAACCCCGCTAGGATCACCGGTTGGCAGCGCGAGTTCCAGCTCGCCGAGGACGAGCTCGACGATCCGCGGTCATTGGCGCTGCCGGACTGGGAGACGCTGGAGCGGCTGGCGGGCGCACTCGTTGCGCGCGCTGCTGACAACTACGTGGGCTGGGGTCACGTCGTGAAGTTCAAGGCGTGCACGGCGGCCCGGATCGGCGAGGTTTCTGGCGTCCGGGTGTGCGACGTCGATCGCGAGAGCTGGATATGGACGGTGCGCCGGCAGACGACGCCGGGTCCCGGAGGGTTGATCAACAAGGCCACAAAAGGGCGGCGTGCGCGCAAAGTGCCGTTGATCGAGGAGATCCGCCCGTTGGTGGCGAGCCGCCTCGACGCGATCGGTGCCGACCCAATGGCCAGGTTGTTCACCGGCCCGCGTGGCGGATGCGTGACGACCGCGGTTCTCCGGGACGCGACACACTGGGACGAGGTGGTTACCAAGCTGGGGTACGAGCACCTCAGGCGGCACGACCTCCGGCACACGGGGTTGACCTGGCTCGCCGACTCAGGGGTACCGGTCCACGTACTCCGGATGATCGCGGGCCACGGCTCGCTCAGCACGACGCAGCGGTATCTCCACCCCGACCTCGCCTCGATCCGGGATGCCGGCGACCTGCTGAGTGCCCACCTATCGGCGCCCAGGTCTACCAGTGGTCGACGCCTGCGCGTCGTGTAG
- a CDS encoding CU044_5270 family protein, with amino-acid sequence MDELQLVRDRAADVPLPDLADLGAARARLLAAAASEPRRKTGKRLRQAGAATLGLAAAITAVVSFAPTGDGPLTPPQAAADPVRVLHGAAAEALKLPDTPPRPDQFVYVKTQYANSDREAWISADGKHDGYVEQDGQTLTLQACVDGKYRVEGANNPAANGREEPCVVTPAYRTDLPTTADAMFSYLNKNHSGDAGDANAMGKDVQLLVGETYLRPQTKAALFDAAAKVPGLQAVDHVTDAAGRPGVGITWPGHGVTLVFDAKTYTYLGTTQGAVVGYGIVDHVGQLPR; translated from the coding sequence ATGGATGAGCTGCAGCTGGTCCGCGACCGCGCGGCCGACGTCCCGCTGCCCGACCTGGCCGACCTGGGTGCCGCCCGCGCCCGGCTGCTCGCGGCCGCCGCGAGCGAGCCTCGCCGCAAGACCGGGAAACGCCTTCGGCAGGCCGGCGCAGCGACACTGGGGCTTGCGGCGGCCATCACCGCCGTCGTCTCGTTCGCGCCCACCGGAGACGGACCGCTGACGCCGCCGCAAGCGGCCGCCGACCCCGTGCGCGTGCTGCACGGCGCCGCGGCCGAGGCCCTGAAGCTGCCCGACACCCCGCCGCGGCCCGACCAGTTCGTCTACGTCAAGACGCAGTACGCGAACAGCGACCGCGAGGCCTGGATCTCCGCCGACGGCAAGCACGACGGCTACGTCGAGCAAGACGGCCAGACGCTCACCCTTCAGGCGTGCGTCGACGGCAAGTACCGCGTCGAGGGCGCCAACAACCCGGCTGCGAACGGAAGGGAAGAGCCGTGCGTCGTGACGCCGGCGTACCGCACCGACCTGCCGACCACCGCCGACGCGATGTTCAGCTACCTGAACAAGAACCACAGCGGAGACGCCGGCGACGCGAACGCGATGGGCAAGGACGTCCAGCTGCTCGTCGGCGAGACGTACCTGCGGCCGCAGACCAAGGCCGCGCTGTTCGACGCAGCCGCGAAGGTGCCCGGGTTGCAGGCCGTGGACCACGTGACCGACGCGGCGGGCCGCCCGGGCGTCGGCATCACCTGGCCCGGCCACGGGGTGACCCTGGTCTTCGACGCGAAGACCTACACCTACCTCGGCACCACGCAGGGCGCCGTGGTCGGTTACGGGATCGTCGACCACGTGGGGCAGCTGCCGCGCTGA
- a CDS encoding PPOX class F420-dependent oxidoreductase — MATPMSAERARTFLTEGSRSAIFVTVRADGRPHAVPVWFAADGEDLLVNITQDSVKGRAIVASGEVALTVHDDVPPYSFVSVNGTAEIVTDPARVRSGSELIARRYLPAEGVDQFVGYATSPGKVLVVVHPSHTTGVDAVAG; from the coding sequence ATGGCCACCCCGATGTCCGCTGAACGCGCGCGCACTTTCCTCACCGAAGGCAGCCGCAGCGCCATCTTCGTCACCGTCCGTGCCGACGGCCGCCCGCACGCCGTCCCCGTGTGGTTCGCCGCCGACGGTGAGGACCTGCTGGTCAACATCACGCAGGACAGCGTGAAAGGCCGCGCGATCGTCGCGTCGGGCGAGGTCGCGCTCACGGTGCACGACGACGTGCCGCCCTACAGCTTCGTCTCGGTGAACGGGACGGCCGAGATCGTGACCGACCCCGCACGCGTGCGCAGCGGTTCGGAGCTCATCGCGCGCCGCTACCTGCCCGCCGAAGGAGTGGACCAGTTCGTCGGCTACGCCACCTCGCCGGGCAAGGTCCTCGTGGTGGTCCACCCGTCGCACACCACGGGGGTCGACGCCGTGGCCGGCTGA
- a CDS encoding PaaX family transcriptional regulator C-terminal domain-containing protein produces MAEPATSVTLGQRAKQREPRSAAPRPTVSRRREVSHASARSLLMTVLGEYVLPRDRPVWTSMLVEALGMLDIEEKSARQALARSAAEGWLVSERVGRRVRWSLTPPGRRLLTEGAERIYAFGREAVAWEGRWLMLIVSVPEAKRDLRHRLRTRLTWAGFGSPVAGVWVSPDPGRQHEAQQIVAELQLDAQAMSFTAAYGEVGEQESMVERSWDLSELTDSYEDFIDRFTGLRPTGDPAVLRAQTELVHEWRRFPFLDPRLPAELLPAEWSGRKASELFHRKHVEWRPAAQAYWDKLLDNEENA; encoded by the coding sequence ATGGCGGAACCCGCCACGTCGGTCACGCTCGGCCAGCGCGCGAAGCAGCGGGAACCCCGCTCGGCGGCGCCGCGGCCGACGGTCAGCAGGCGCCGCGAGGTCAGCCACGCGAGTGCCCGGTCCCTGTTGATGACTGTGCTGGGCGAGTACGTGCTGCCCCGCGACCGTCCCGTGTGGACGTCCATGCTCGTCGAAGCGCTGGGCATGCTGGACATCGAGGAGAAGTCGGCGCGCCAGGCACTCGCGCGCTCGGCCGCCGAGGGCTGGCTGGTGTCCGAACGCGTCGGCCGGCGCGTGCGCTGGTCGCTCACGCCGCCGGGCCGTCGCCTGCTCACCGAAGGCGCCGAGCGGATCTACGCGTTCGGGCGCGAGGCCGTCGCGTGGGAGGGCCGCTGGCTGATGCTGATCGTGTCGGTGCCCGAGGCCAAGCGCGACCTGCGCCACCGGCTGCGCACACGCCTGACGTGGGCCGGGTTCGGCTCGCCCGTCGCGGGCGTGTGGGTGAGCCCCGACCCCGGCCGGCAGCACGAAGCGCAGCAGATCGTGGCGGAGCTGCAGCTCGACGCCCAGGCGATGTCCTTCACGGCCGCGTACGGCGAGGTCGGTGAGCAGGAGAGCATGGTCGAGCGGTCGTGGGACCTCTCGGAGCTGACCGACAGCTACGAGGACTTCATCGACCGCTTCACCGGCCTGCGCCCCACTGGCGACCCGGCCGTGCTGCGCGCGCAGACCGAGCTGGTGCACGAATGGCGGCGTTTCCCGTTCCTCGACCCGCGGCTGCCGGCCGAGCTGCTGCCCGCCGAGTGGAGCGGGCGCAAGGCGAGCGAGCTGTTCCACCGCAAGCACGTGGAATGGCGGCCCGCGGCCCAGGCGTACTGGGACAAGCTGCTGGACAACGAGGAGAACGCGTGA
- a CDS encoding lysine N(6)-hydroxylase/L-ornithine N(5)-oxygenase family protein, which produces MSRAVVDGQVPVYDVVGVGFGPSNLALAIALTEHNAAPGSGDTVTAHFLERQPRFGWHRGMLIDTATMQVSFLKDLATMRNPTSEFSFLNYLHAKGRLIDFINHKNLFPLRIEFHDYFEWAAAKVDDVVSYGTEVVSVEPVRDGDEVVFFDVCAKSGDEIVELRARNLVLGTGLRPNLPEGVTGGERIWHNSQLLPRVERLRDSEPKRFVVVGAGQSAAEVAALLHDEFPRAEVCAVFARYGYSPADDSSFANRIFDPEAVDHFYGASEPVKDRLMRYHGATNYSAVDLDLIDELYRRVYQEKVLGVERLRLFNVSRPVDVTDHGTHVRATVESLTTGERAVLDADEVVYATGYLPADPTPLLGELATGCRRDAEGRLRVERDYRITTDAAVRGGLYLQGGTEHTHGITSSLLSNTAVRVGEILQSIVDRRAAVAHLPEYAVSGTR; this is translated from the coding sequence ATGTCACGAGCAGTGGTCGATGGCCAGGTGCCGGTGTACGACGTGGTCGGGGTGGGGTTCGGACCATCGAACCTCGCCCTCGCGATCGCGCTGACAGAACACAACGCTGCGCCCGGGTCCGGTGACACGGTCACCGCGCACTTCCTCGAGCGCCAGCCGCGTTTCGGCTGGCACCGCGGGATGTTGATCGACACCGCCACGATGCAGGTCTCGTTCCTCAAGGACCTCGCGACCATGCGCAACCCGACGAGTGAGTTCAGCTTCCTGAACTACCTGCACGCCAAGGGCCGGCTGATCGACTTCATCAACCACAAGAACCTGTTCCCGCTTCGGATCGAGTTCCACGACTACTTCGAGTGGGCGGCGGCCAAGGTCGACGACGTCGTGTCCTACGGCACCGAGGTGGTCTCGGTCGAGCCGGTCCGCGACGGCGACGAGGTGGTCTTCTTCGACGTTTGCGCGAAGTCCGGCGACGAGATCGTGGAGCTGCGTGCCCGCAACCTCGTGCTGGGCACGGGATTGCGGCCCAACCTGCCCGAGGGCGTCACCGGCGGTGAGCGGATCTGGCACAACAGCCAGCTGCTGCCGCGCGTCGAACGGTTGCGCGACAGCGAACCGAAGCGGTTCGTGGTGGTCGGCGCGGGCCAGAGCGCGGCCGAGGTCGCGGCCCTGCTGCACGACGAGTTCCCGCGTGCCGAGGTGTGCGCGGTCTTCGCCCGCTACGGCTACAGCCCGGCCGACGACAGCTCGTTCGCCAACCGGATCTTCGACCCCGAGGCGGTCGACCACTTCTACGGCGCCAGCGAACCCGTGAAGGACCGGCTCATGCGCTATCACGGTGCCACCAACTACTCCGCGGTCGACCTCGACTTGATCGACGAGCTCTACCGCCGCGTGTACCAGGAGAAGGTGCTCGGTGTGGAGCGGCTGCGGCTGTTCAACGTGTCCCGGCCCGTGGACGTGACCGACCACGGCACCCACGTGCGCGCGACGGTTGAATCGCTGACCACCGGCGAACGCGCGGTGCTCGACGCCGACGAGGTCGTCTACGCCACCGGGTACCTGCCGGCGGACCCGACGCCGCTGCTCGGGGAGCTTGCCACGGGTTGCCGGCGGGACGCGGAAGGCCGGCTGCGCGTGGAGCGCGACTACCGCATCACCACCGACGCCGCCGTGCGCGGTGGGCTCTACCTGCAGGGCGGTACCGAGCACACGCATGGCATCACGTCGTCGCTGCTGTCCAACACCGCGGTGCGCGTCGGCGAGATCCTGCAGTCCATTGTGGATCGCCGGGCCGCTGTGGCGCACCTGCCCGAGTACGCGGTGAGCGGCACGCGCTGA
- a CDS encoding DUF6461 domain-containing protein, producing the protein MLDSGNDPFGWTQDPSVVMVCTTFVEELPPTEIFEILHAEQLDSRMSSTQLAMAVGNDRKGIRVADMGAWALTIELESLVAVRDEVLARLSASRRRVVQVYRTGSGMESFGYWRDGELQCRFEPTNPARRTGCDPDVLVSEMRASGIEPASAEMLRGYEMYTLAAEVTGVIADTGLVLEAELESGLVARRRRRVS; encoded by the coding sequence GTGCTGGATAGCGGAAACGACCCCTTCGGGTGGACACAGGACCCGTCCGTCGTCATGGTTTGTACGACGTTTGTTGAAGAATTGCCACCGACGGAGATCTTTGAAATTCTCCACGCGGAGCAGCTCGACTCGCGGATGTCGTCTACGCAGTTGGCCATGGCGGTCGGCAATGACCGCAAGGGGATCCGTGTCGCAGACATGGGAGCTTGGGCCCTCACCATCGAGCTTGAGTCGCTTGTTGCTGTCCGTGACGAGGTCCTGGCGAGGCTCTCCGCAAGTCGGAGACGTGTCGTTCAGGTCTATAGGACCGGCTCGGGGATGGAGAGTTTCGGCTACTGGCGCGACGGCGAGTTGCAGTGTCGGTTTGAACCGACCAATCCTGCGAGGCGAACAGGATGCGACCCTGATGTGCTCGTGAGCGAGATGCGAGCTTCAGGGATTGAGCCTGCATCCGCCGAAATGTTGCGAGGATACGAGATGTACACGCTGGCTGCCGAGGTGACCGGCGTGATCGCTGACACTGGTCTGGTGTTGGAGGCGGAGCTCGAGTCAGGTCTGGTGGCTCGCAGACGTCGTCGAGTCAGCTAA
- a CDS encoding alginate lyase family protein: MSFRARKLASLVATIPVALGLLAAPVSAAPATFTHPGVLVSRPQLDFVRAKVNAGAQPWKSAYDQMMGSKYASLTRTAKPRAVVECGSYSNPNNGCTDEREDAIAAYTDALAWYITQDARYAQKAIALMDAWSATITSHTNSNAPLQTGWAGASWSRAAELIKSTYTSWPNAGRFATMLRNVYLPKLLAGSNSNGNWELVMTEAAVGISVFLDDKSSYDSAMTRYRNRVAAYVYLSTDGALPKTVPGSGLSTRDQIVNYWQKQSTFTTGLTQETCRDFVHTGYGIASIADVAETSRIQGQDLYGTDIGERLRQALGFQSKYELGAAVPSNLCGGSLNLGLGPVTEVGYNALHGRLGIAMTNTQALTERQRPAGTNNLFVAWQTLTHADNPN, from the coding sequence ATGTCCTTTCGGGCCCGAAAACTCGCGTCGCTGGTCGCGACGATCCCTGTCGCGCTGGGACTGCTGGCGGCACCGGTCTCCGCCGCTCCGGCCACGTTCACCCACCCGGGCGTGCTCGTGAGCCGTCCGCAGCTGGACTTCGTGCGCGCCAAGGTGAACGCCGGCGCGCAACCGTGGAAGAGCGCGTACGACCAGATGATGGGCAGCAAGTACGCCTCGCTCACGCGCACGGCGAAACCCCGCGCCGTCGTGGAGTGCGGCTCGTACTCCAACCCGAACAACGGCTGCACCGACGAACGCGAAGACGCCATCGCCGCCTACACCGACGCCTTGGCCTGGTACATCACACAGGACGCGCGCTACGCGCAGAAGGCCATTGCGTTGATGGACGCGTGGTCCGCGACGATCACCAGCCACACCAACAGCAACGCACCCCTGCAGACGGGCTGGGCCGGCGCGTCGTGGTCGCGCGCCGCGGAGCTCATCAAGTCGACCTACACGAGCTGGCCCAACGCCGGCCGCTTCGCGACGATGCTGCGCAACGTCTACCTGCCCAAGCTCCTGGCCGGCTCCAACAGCAACGGCAACTGGGAACTCGTCATGACGGAGGCCGCCGTGGGCATCTCCGTCTTCCTCGACGACAAGTCCAGCTACGACTCCGCCATGACCCGCTACCGCAACCGCGTCGCGGCCTACGTGTATCTGTCCACGGACGGCGCCCTCCCCAAGACGGTGCCCGGCAGCGGACTGTCCACCCGCGACCAAATCGTCAACTACTGGCAGAAACAAAGCACCTTCACCACCGGCCTCACCCAGGAAACCTGCCGCGACTTCGTCCACACGGGCTACGGCATCGCCTCCATCGCCGACGTCGCCGAAACCTCGCGCATCCAGGGCCAAGACCTCTACGGCACCGACATCGGCGAGCGCCTCCGCCAGGCCCTCGGCTTCCAATCCAAGTACGAACTCGGCGCCGCGGTCCCCAGCAATCTCTGCGGCGGCTCGTTGAACCTCGGCCTGGGCCCCGTGACCGAAGTGGGCTACAACGCGCTGCACGGCCGCCTCGGCATCGCCATGACCAACACCCAAGCTCTGACCGAACGCCAACGCCCAGCTGGGACGAACAATCTCTTCGTCGCCTGGCAGACGTTGACGCACGCCGACAACCCGAACTGA
- a CDS encoding ABC-F family ATP-binding cassette domain-containing protein produces MSATLVAKGLASGHGDRILFSGLDLVVAPGDVVGLVGVNGAGKSTLLRTLAGLQPPESGEIRLNPPTATVGHLPQEPERRPGESVRQFLARRTGVAEAQRELDAATEALTEGVAGADDTYGTALDRWLALGGADLDDRAGEVAAELGLAVDLDQPMVSLSGGQAARAGLASLLLSRYDIFLLDEPTNDLDLDGLTRLERFVTGLRAGTVLVSHDREFLARTVDRVVELDLAQQQVNTFGGGYESYLEERAVARRHAREDYEEYATTRSALEARGQMQRGWMEKGVKNARRKQTDNDKVGRKFRSEATEKQASKARQTERMIERLEVVDEPRKEWELRMEIAAAPRAGAVVATLRGAVVRRGPFTLGPVDLQVDWADKVAITGANGAGKSTLLAALLGRLPLDEGSAALGPGVVVGEVDQARQLFLDDVPLADAFAREVPELPDAEVRTLLAKFGLKAAHVLRPAATLSPGERTRAALALLQARGVNLLVLDEPTNHLDLPAIEQLESALDRYPGTLLLVTHDRRMLDAVSVTRRFEVADGKVTES; encoded by the coding sequence ATGAGCGCAACACTCGTCGCGAAGGGCCTGGCCTCCGGCCACGGCGACCGCATCCTGTTCTCCGGCCTCGACCTGGTCGTCGCTCCTGGCGACGTCGTCGGGCTGGTCGGCGTCAACGGCGCCGGCAAGTCCACGCTGCTGCGCACCCTCGCGGGGCTGCAGCCGCCCGAGTCGGGGGAGATCCGGCTGAACCCGCCGACGGCCACCGTCGGTCACCTCCCGCAGGAGCCCGAGCGGCGGCCGGGGGAGTCGGTGCGGCAGTTCCTCGCACGGCGCACCGGCGTCGCCGAAGCGCAGCGTGAGCTCGACGCCGCCACCGAAGCGTTGACCGAGGGCGTCGCCGGCGCGGACGACACGTACGGGACGGCCCTCGACCGTTGGCTCGCCCTCGGCGGCGCTGACCTCGACGACCGCGCCGGCGAGGTCGCCGCGGAGCTGGGGCTGGCCGTGGACCTCGACCAGCCGATGGTCTCGCTGTCGGGCGGACAGGCCGCGCGCGCCGGGCTCGCGTCGCTGCTGTTGAGCCGGTACGACATCTTCCTGCTCGACGAGCCCACCAACGACCTCGACCTCGACGGCCTCACCCGCCTCGAGCGGTTCGTCACCGGCCTGCGTGCCGGCACGGTGCTCGTGAGCCACGACCGTGAGTTCCTCGCCCGCACCGTGGACCGCGTCGTGGAGCTGGATCTCGCGCAGCAGCAGGTGAACACGTTCGGCGGCGGCTACGAGTCCTATTTGGAGGAACGCGCCGTCGCGCGGCGTCACGCGCGCGAGGACTACGAGGAGTACGCCACCACCCGCTCCGCGCTGGAGGCGCGCGGGCAGATGCAGCGCGGCTGGATGGAGAAGGGCGTCAAGAACGCGCGGCGCAAGCAGACCGACAACGACAAGGTCGGCCGCAAGTTCCGCAGCGAGGCCACGGAGAAGCAGGCGTCGAAGGCGCGCCAGACCGAGCGCATGATCGAGCGCCTGGAGGTCGTGGACGAGCCGCGTAAAGAGTGGGAGCTGCGCATGGAGATCGCGGCGGCCCCGCGTGCCGGCGCGGTCGTCGCCACGCTGCGCGGCGCTGTCGTGCGCCGCGGCCCCTTCACGCTCGGTCCCGTCGACCTCCAGGTGGACTGGGCGGACAAGGTCGCCATCACCGGCGCCAACGGCGCGGGCAAGTCCACGCTGCTGGCCGCCCTGCTCGGCCGGCTGCCGCTCGACGAGGGCAGCGCGGCGCTCGGCCCCGGCGTCGTCGTCGGCGAGGTCGATCAGGCGCGTCAGCTGTTCCTCGACGACGTCCCGCTGGCCGACGCGTTCGCGCGCGAGGTCCCGGAGCTGCCCGACGCCGAGGTCCGCACGCTGCTCGCGAAGTTCGGCCTCAAGGCCGCGCACGTGCTGCGCCCCGCGGCCACGCTCTCGCCGGGCGAGCGCACGCGCGCCGCTCTCGCGTTGCTGCAGGCGCGCGGGGTGAACCTGCTTGTGCTCGACGAGCCCACCAACCACCTCGATCTGCCCGCGATCGAACAGCTCGAGTCCGCTTTGGACCGTTACCCCGGCACGCTGCTGCTCGTGACCCACGACCGCCGCATGCTCGACGCCGTCTCGGTCACGCGGCGCTTCGAAGTGGCGGACGGGAAAGTCACCGAGTCCTGA
- a CDS encoding RNA polymerase sigma factor translates to MDDAGVIGRSVAEPDLFAAIFDRHAPHIHRYLARRLGRDVADDALADTFLVAFGKRAHYDGTRPDARPWLYGIATNIVSRHRRDEVRQYRLLRAVGPQAAVDGHADRVAAQVSAQARGPELGAALAALSAKDRDVVLLVAAEQLAYEEVAQALGIPVGTVRSRLNRARRQLRAALGGAEHPDVKEVPSHG, encoded by the coding sequence ATGGACGACGCGGGGGTGATCGGCCGGTCCGTGGCCGAGCCCGACCTGTTCGCCGCCATCTTCGACCGGCACGCACCGCACATCCACCGCTACCTCGCGCGGCGGCTGGGCCGGGACGTGGCCGACGACGCGCTGGCGGACACGTTCCTGGTCGCGTTCGGCAAACGGGCTCACTACGACGGCACCCGGCCCGACGCGCGGCCGTGGCTCTACGGCATCGCGACCAACATCGTGAGCCGCCACCGCCGCGACGAGGTGCGCCAGTACCGCCTGCTGCGCGCCGTCGGCCCGCAGGCCGCGGTCGACGGGCACGCCGACCGCGTGGCCGCCCAGGTCAGCGCCCAGGCGCGCGGGCCGGAGCTCGGCGCGGCGCTCGCGGCGCTCAGCGCCAAAGACCGCGACGTCGTGCTGCTCGTCGCTGCCGAGCAGCTCGCCTACGAGGAGGTGGCCCAGGCGCTGGGAATCCCCGTCGGGACCGTGCGGTCCCGGCTCAACCGCGCCCGCCGCCAGTTGCGCGCCGCCCTCGGCGGTGCCGAACACCCCGACGTGAAGGAGGTTCCGTCCCATGGATGA